A DNA window from Phragmites australis chromosome 11, lpPhrAust1.1, whole genome shotgun sequence contains the following coding sequences:
- the LOC133885258 gene encoding transcription initiation factor IIA subunit 2 gives MATFELYRRSTIGMCLTETLDEMVSSGTLSPELAIQVLVQFDKSMTDALENQVKSKVNVKGHLHTYRFCDNVWTFILTDAQFKNEETTEQVGKVKIVACDSKLLSQ, from the exons ATGGCCACCTTCGAGCTGTACCGGAGGTCCACCATCGGCATGTGCCTCACCGAGACGCTCGACGAGATGGTCTCTAGCGGCACCCTCAGCCCGGAGCTCGCTATTCAGGTCCTTGTCCAGTTTGACAAG TCTATGACGGATGCGTTGGAAAACCAAGTGAAGAGCAAAGTTAATGTTAAG GGCCATCTGCACACCTACAGGTTCTGTGACAATGTCTGGACATTCATCTTGACAGACGCACAATTCAAGAACGAGGAGACCACAGAACAAGTGGGAAAGGTGAAGATTGTGGCCTGCGATTCCAAATTACTCAGCCAATAG